A region of Vigna radiata var. radiata cultivar VC1973A chromosome 6, Vradiata_ver6, whole genome shotgun sequence DNA encodes the following proteins:
- the LOC106764131 gene encoding protein TIC 20-v, chloroplastic, with protein sequence MACSTFLCPVASTFSQKPLQSTFLHSSVNPSFLTLNILPKKLRKPHQLRNLVVAKSNDSDSADVPDRLISALCYFYPFFDGIQYGKYAITQFYPVQAIIQPLVPAIRVFKSFPFNGFLVFLTLYFVVVRNPNFSRYVRFNTMQAIVLDVLLIFPDLLERGFNPRDGLGLDLMMSLDSTVFFFLLVCLIYGSSSCLVGQIPRLPIVAEAADRQVL encoded by the coding sequence ATGGCTTGCTCCACCTTCCTCTGCCCCGTAGCTTCTACCTTCTCACAAAAACCACTTCAATCTACCTTTCTGCATTCCTCCGTCAACCCCTCTTTTCTCACACTCAACATTCTtccaaaaaaattgagaaaacccCATCAACTGAGAAACCTTGTAGTGGCCAAATCCAATGACAGTGATTCTGCCGATGTTCCTGACCGTTTAATTTCCGCACTCTGTTACTTTTACCCTTTCTTTGATGGCATACAGTATGGAAAGTATGCAATCACTCAGTTCTACCCTGTTCAGGCCATTATTCAACCACTGGTGCCTGCAATAAGAGTTTTCAAGAGCTTCCCCTTTAATGGGTTTCTAGTGTTTTTGACCctttattttgttgtggtgaGAAACCCCAATTTCAGTAGGTATGTGAGGTTCAACACTATGCAAGCCATTGTCCTTGATGTGCTGTTGATTTTCCCTGACCTCTTGGAAAGAGGGTTTAATCCCAGGGATGGGTTGGGGTTGGATTTGATGATGAGTTTGGATAGCACCGTGTTCTTTTTCCTCTTGGTGTGCTTGATCTATGGTTCTTCTTCGTGCTTGGTGGGTCAAATCCCCAGATTGCCCATTGTTGCTGAGGCAGCTGACAGGCAGGTTCTTTGA